One stretch of Dyella jiangningensis DNA includes these proteins:
- a CDS encoding LacI family DNA-binding transcriptional regulator translates to MKGKVTSFDIAHLAGVSQSTVSRALRGSPLVNEETRRRIQAAVDELNYKVDKNASSLRARHTGTLALLLFEDPTADDSHINPFFLSMLGSITRASAQRGHDLLISFQQFSHDWHADYADSKKADGIILLGYGDYLAICDKLKKLVDQGTHCVRWGAVLPDQPDISVGCDNISGGLAVTTHLVEQGCRRIAFLGDASSHYPEFFDRYRGYTQALADAGLDVESVLQVNAESTERSGYDALETLLARGVAFDAVFAASDLIAIGAMRALADHGLKVPDDVALAGFDDIPMASFVNPPLTTVLQDTKQAGEILVDNLLRLIRGEPAESAMMPAKLVVRKSSVRPR, encoded by the coding sequence ATCAAGGGAAAAGTCACCTCATTCGATATCGCCCACCTGGCCGGCGTCTCCCAGTCGACGGTCTCACGCGCGCTGCGCGGCAGCCCGCTGGTGAACGAGGAGACGCGCCGGCGCATCCAGGCGGCGGTGGACGAGCTGAACTACAAGGTCGACAAGAATGCTTCCAGCCTGCGTGCGCGCCATACCGGCACGCTGGCGCTGCTGCTGTTCGAAGACCCGACGGCCGATGACTCGCACATCAACCCGTTCTTCCTGTCCATGCTGGGTTCGATCACCCGCGCCAGCGCGCAACGCGGCCATGACCTGCTGATCTCGTTCCAGCAGTTCTCGCACGACTGGCATGCCGATTACGCGGACAGCAAGAAGGCGGACGGCATCATCCTGCTCGGCTACGGCGACTACCTCGCCATCTGCGACAAGCTGAAGAAGCTGGTCGACCAGGGCACGCATTGCGTGCGCTGGGGCGCGGTGCTGCCGGACCAGCCGGACATCTCCGTGGGCTGCGACAACATCAGCGGCGGCCTCGCCGTCACGACGCACCTGGTTGAACAGGGTTGCCGTCGCATCGCCTTCCTCGGTGACGCTTCCAGCCATTACCCCGAGTTCTTCGACCGCTATCGCGGCTACACGCAGGCACTGGCCGATGCCGGCCTGGACGTGGAATCCGTGCTGCAGGTGAATGCCGAGAGCACCGAACGCTCCGGCTATGACGCGCTGGAAACACTGCTCGCGCGTGGCGTCGCTTTCGATGCCGTGTTCGCCGCGAGCGACCTGATCGCCATCGGCGCCATGCGCGCGCTTGCGGACCACGGATTGAAGGTGCCCGACGACGTGGCATTGGCTGGCTTCGACGATATCCCGATGGCGAGCTTCGTCAATCCGCCGCTGACCACGGTGCTGCAGGACACCAAGCAGGCCGGCGAGATCCTGGTCGACAACCTGCTGCGGCTGATCCGCGGCGAACCGGCGGAAAGCGCGATGATGCCGGCGAAACTGGTGGTGCGTAAGTCGAGTGTGAGGCCGCGCTGA